From Larus michahellis chromosome 8, bLarMic1.1, whole genome shotgun sequence, one genomic window encodes:
- the LOC141747950 gene encoding galanin receptor 2b-like isoform X1 — translation MTEHEDFASLAAYWNSSDSYQFSPASVIVPVVFSLIFLLGTVGNSLVLAVLLRNGQMGHNTTNLFILNLSLADFFFIVFCVPFQATIYSLEGWVFGSFICKVVHFFIYLTMYASSFTLAAVSVDRYLAIRYPLRSRELRTPHNAVAAMAVIWGLSVVFAGPYLSYYDLMEWESSYICMPGWEEWRRKVMDTSTFAFGYVIPVLVISLSYTRTIKYLWTAVDPLEDISESKKAKRKVTKMIIIVTILFCLCWLPYHVVILRYLYGDFPFNQATYAFRLLSHCMAYANSCLNPIVYALVSKHFRKGFKKVFSCLLRKKHRNKVHVVHAAHIVPGFEAGSTEVSQMHEENNGCELKPASMAVPSSSSKPLHIS, via the exons ATGACGGAGCACGAGGACTTTGCAAGCTTGGCTGCGTACTGGAACTCATCCGACAGTTACCAGTTCAGCCCTGCCAGTGTCATTGTCCCTGTGGTCTTctccctcatcttcctcctggGCACAGTGGGCAACAGCctggtgctggcagtgctgctgcgCAATGGGCAAATGGGCCACAACACTACCAACCTCTTCATTCTCAACCTCAGCCTGGCTGACTTCTTCTTCATTGTCTTCTGCGTGCCTTTCCAGGCCACCATCTACTCCCTTGAGGGATGGGTCTTTGGCTCCTTCATCTGCAAGGTTGTCCACTTCTTCATCTACCTCACCATGTATGCTAGCAGCTTTACTCTGGCTGCCGTCTCTGTGGACAG GTATCTGGCCATCCGCTATCCGCTGCGCTCCCGGGAGCTGCGAACCCCCCACAACGCAGTGGCTGCCATGGCTGTGATCTGGGGCCTCTCTGTGGTCTTTGCTGGGCCCTACCTAAGCTACTATGACCTGATGGAGTGGGAGTCCAGCTACATCTGCATGCCTGGCTGGGAGGAGTGGAGACGCAAGGTCATGGACACCAGCACATTTGCCTTTGGCTATGTCATCCCAGTGCTGGTCATCAGCCTCTCCTACACCAGGACCATCAAGTACCTATGGACAGCAGTGGACCCACTGGAGGACATATCAGAATCCAAGAAGGCCAAGCGGAAGGTAACCAAGATGATCATCATTGTAACCAtccttttctgcctctgctggCTGCCCTACCACGTAGTCATCCTCCGATACCTCTACGGAGACTTCCCCTTCAATCAGGCCACCTATGCCTTCCGCCTGCTGTCCCACTGCATGGCCTATGCCAACTCCTGCCTCAACCCCATTGTCTACGCCCTGGTCTCCAAGCACTTCCGTAAGGGCTTCAAAAAAGTTTTCAGCTGTCTCTTGAGGAAAAAGCACCGCAACAAGGTGCATGTGGTGCACGCTGCCCACATTGTGCCTGGATTTGAGGCAGGCTCCACTGAAGTGTCCCAGATGCATGAGGAGAATAACGGGTGTGAGCTGAAACCAGCCTCCATGGCAGTCCCCTCCAGTTCCTCCAAGCCCCTTCATATTTCTTAG
- the LOC141747950 gene encoding galanin receptor 2b-like isoform X2, whose amino-acid sequence MCTSRDVEFGLQPGYVTCHYSQVISLQATIYSLEGWVFGSFICKVVHFFIYLTMYASSFTLAAVSVDRYLAIRYPLRSRELRTPHNAVAAMAVIWGLSVVFAGPYLSYYDLMEWESSYICMPGWEEWRRKVMDTSTFAFGYVIPVLVISLSYTRTIKYLWTAVDPLEDISESKKAKRKVTKMIIIVTILFCLCWLPYHVVILRYLYGDFPFNQATYAFRLLSHCMAYANSCLNPIVYALVSKHFRKGFKKVFSCLLRKKHRNKVHVVHAAHIVPGFEAGSTEVSQMHEENNGCELKPASMAVPSSSSKPLHIS is encoded by the exons ATGTGCACATCAAGGGATGTCGAATTTGGACTGCAACCAGGCTATGTGACGTGCCATTACTCCCAAGTGATTTCACTGCAG GCCACCATCTACTCCCTTGAGGGATGGGTCTTTGGCTCCTTCATCTGCAAGGTTGTCCACTTCTTCATCTACCTCACCATGTATGCTAGCAGCTTTACTCTGGCTGCCGTCTCTGTGGACAG GTATCTGGCCATCCGCTATCCGCTGCGCTCCCGGGAGCTGCGAACCCCCCACAACGCAGTGGCTGCCATGGCTGTGATCTGGGGCCTCTCTGTGGTCTTTGCTGGGCCCTACCTAAGCTACTATGACCTGATGGAGTGGGAGTCCAGCTACATCTGCATGCCTGGCTGGGAGGAGTGGAGACGCAAGGTCATGGACACCAGCACATTTGCCTTTGGCTATGTCATCCCAGTGCTGGTCATCAGCCTCTCCTACACCAGGACCATCAAGTACCTATGGACAGCAGTGGACCCACTGGAGGACATATCAGAATCCAAGAAGGCCAAGCGGAAGGTAACCAAGATGATCATCATTGTAACCAtccttttctgcctctgctggCTGCCCTACCACGTAGTCATCCTCCGATACCTCTACGGAGACTTCCCCTTCAATCAGGCCACCTATGCCTTCCGCCTGCTGTCCCACTGCATGGCCTATGCCAACTCCTGCCTCAACCCCATTGTCTACGCCCTGGTCTCCAAGCACTTCCGTAAGGGCTTCAAAAAAGTTTTCAGCTGTCTCTTGAGGAAAAAGCACCGCAACAAGGTGCATGTGGTGCACGCTGCCCACATTGTGCCTGGATTTGAGGCAGGCTCCACTGAAGTGTCCCAGATGCATGAGGAGAATAACGGGTGTGAGCTGAAACCAGCCTCCATGGCAGTCCCCTCCAGTTCCTCCAAGCCCCTTCATATTTCTTAG